TTGAGACGACCGATTCCCAAATAGTCATCTTGTTTTTTCTTAGCCATAGGACTCTCCTTATTTTTTTCTTTAAGACGATCAGGAATGTCCAGCCTGATCTGTCAACTTTCCTATGGTCAATTGGACTAAACTTTAAATAGACTGAAAAATTCTTTGAGACCCGCAGAATTTCCTGCGGGAATTTTTTGCTTACCATCAAGATTAAATTGACATCTTATGATCCAATCCAATTTTGAAACATTAAATAATGAGAAATAAAAATGATTGAAAAGTTAATAAAAAATTTATTAGTTTTAAATAACTTAATAAAATATATATTATGAATACTAAAATTCTTATCATAATTCCTGCTCATAACGAAGAATACAGCATCAAAAAGGTGATCCTTGATCTTCATAATGAAAACGGAAACTGGGATTTACTGGTGGTAAACGACGAATCGACAGATAAAACAAAAGAAATTGCCACAAAAATCGGATTAGCAAAAGTGATCAATCTTCCCTGTCAGGTTGGAATCGGTAGTTGTGTGCAGACAGGATTTAAATATGCAAGAAAAAACAATTATGATTTTGCAATTCAGTTCGATGGTGATGATCAGCATAAAGTTCATGAAATTCAGAAGCTTCTGGAACAATTGAAATCTGAGAAGATAGATGTTGTGATCGGTTCCAGATTCTGCATAAAAGATCCAAAATATAAACCTACTTTTCTTCGTTCGATTGGTATAAAAGTTTTTGAACTAATGAATTCCCTATTGATAAAACAAAAAATAACTGATAACACATCAGGCTTTCGAGCCTATAATAAAAAAGCTATCGATTTTCTTTCTGAGAATTATCCCACGGATTATCCGGAACCTGAAGCTGTTATTCTATTGGGAAGAAATGGTTTTAAAATGAAAGAGATCCACGTGGATATGGATCAGAGAAGTGGCGGCAAATCTTCAATCTACGGAATTTATACAATTTATTATATGATAAAAGTAACTTTATCGATCTTTCTTACTTTTATCCGACCCAGAATCTGTAATCCCAAAAAAACAAAGGAGAATGAATGAATCCTGTTTTTACTTCCAATCGAATTCAATACATTGCAGTTTTCTGCAGTATTGCCCTTTTGATCTTTATTTTTGAACTTACTCGCAGAAAAAAAATTCGTGAGCAATATTCAATTTTATGGCTTTTTTTCAGTGTGATTTTTGTGGTCCTTTCCATCTGGCGGGAAGGCCTGGATTTTTTTGCGAAACTGGTAGGAATTGAATATGCTCCCTCAGCTCTTTTCCTGCTTTTAGTTCTGGCAATATTCCTGATTCTTATCCAATTTTCTATTGTAATCTCCAAGCTTTCCGAAGAAAATAAAAAGCTTTCTCAGGAAATGGGTATAATGAAGTTAGAAGTGGAAGAACTGAAAAAGCGTGATGATTGAAGCGATAAAAAATAAATTTGAAATTGCCTTTCGATTGTTATGCAAGAAGATATATCTTTATCAATTGCAGAAAAGCAATCATTTACCCTTGCATCTTGGACCAATTGTGCCTTTAGTAGATATTTACCGGATTCATCAGTACAAAGATAAAAGTATTAATATTTTGCTGAAAACCCAAAATGACATCCCTGCAATTTCTATAAAAAACTTGGCTTGTTTCACCCAAGATCAATTGGGAGAGTTTCCTGTAGAGATCAAAATTGTTAATGAAATTCCCCAAAAAACAAGCAATAAATCGCAGTTCGTAATATCGCAAGCTGTTGATGAATTGAGGTACAAGATTTAATTAAATTATGAAAAAAAATCTATTGGTAACGCTTGCCGACGATAATTATATAGATCAGGCAAAACAGCTTTTTTCCAGTGTTTATTGGAATGCCGGCTGGAAAGGTGATTATCTTCTTTTAGCATACGATATACCAAATGAGAAATTGCACTGGTTCATAGAAAAAGGAATTATCATAAAAAAATGTGAAAAACTCCCAGGATATGAATTTAAAAGACCAACAACGGGAATAAGTAAATTCAAACTGTTTGCCCCGGATTTTAAAAATTGGAGAAAAATAATATATTTGGATGGAGATATAATCGTTCGTTCTTCATTAGATGAATTAACTAATGTTCAGAATTTTGCAGCAGTTAAAGATCTGGGAATGCCAAAATTGTACCACCAATTTAAAGGAATTAAAGAAGTATCTCCCGAAAAATATGATGTATTACGAACCAAATATGATCTTTCAGCATCCGCTTTTAATGCCGGAATGTTCGCCTTCGATACTGAAATTATCAACCAGAACACCCACAACAAATTGCTCGGATACTTGAACGAATATATGCAGCCATGTTTTGTAGATCAACCGATATTGAATATGATATTCTATAAAAAATGGCAGAAACTGCCACTTATTTATAATGTGCAAATGCATTTTGTTAAAAAAGCTTACAAAATCAGAAATATCAAGGGAACTGTTTTGCATTTTACCTGTAAGAACAAACCCTGGATTTCCGGCAGCAAATTTTGTGAAGAATGGCAGCAGAATTTAAAAAATTCAGAAAAAATTGATCTTTCAAAAAAAACTGAACAGAAAAATGAGAATAAATACAAAATATATTATTTGGTATCTATATACAAAATAAATCATGTCTTTTATTTGATAGACAAATTGATTGGAAAAATTGGTGGAAATATCCGGAAAAGACATCCAAAAATATACAACAATCTAAGAAAAATTATTTATGGAAAATAAAGAACCTAAAATCTCAGTGGTAATAACTGTTTACAATTCTGAATCAACATTAGTAAAATGTTTGGATTCTGTTTTGAATCAGAAATATTCCGATTTTGAATTAATTATTGTTAATAATAATTCCACTGATTCTACGCAAAAAATTATAGATGAATTCTCCAGAAGGCATACAAATATTGTTTATGCCTTCGAATCTGTTCAGAAAAGAGGTGCTGCACGAAATACTGGAGAAAAAAAAGCTTCAGGTAAAATTATTGCGATGACAGATGCAGACTGTATTGTACCGGAAAATTGGCTTGTGCAAATCTCAAAACCAATCATAGAAAACAATTACGATGCAGTTCAAGGATTTGAGAAAAATGCAAATGACAATTACTGGTCAAAAAACATCCAATATCAACACGAGCGACAAATTGAGTATTTGAAAAAACAGAAAGATGCTATCGGATTGATTGACACCAAAAATTTTGCGATATCTTATGAAGCTCTTAAATCAATTGGTTTCACCAATCCAAATTATAGCGGCAATGACACAGAACTTTCAATTCGATTTCAAAAAAGTGGATTTAGATTATTCTTCGATCCGAATATTATTGTAAAACATAATAATCCGTCTTCCATAAATGAAATTATCAGTAAGTTTTTTTTCAGAGCATTTTGTTGTACAAAAATAACCCATGATCATTATGACTATTTGAAGAATACCAGTTTTATAAAACAAACGAACCAGACTTTCTGGACCTGGATCAGATTTTTTCCTGGTTTATTGAAAACGTTAATTTTGCATGGACCATCATATACATATTTCGATTTTATTACTGGTCTTTCTTGGAGAATTGGCATTTTGTATGGTAAACTAAAACACAAACTGAAATGAAAATATTATATCTTACCTGTACACCGCACATCGTTCATAATCAATTTGCCAGAAGCATCGGTGCTGAAAAGCAAATTGTCCCATTCATCAAAATTGTTAAATTAGCAAATAATCATAATTTCTATAGAAAAATCTATCCATTACTTGCAGCTTTAGCAAGTTTCTTTATGAAGTTTGATGCAGATATCTTATTTGTCGAAGGAGCTGCTGTACTTTTTTTTTACCTGTTTTAAAATTGAGAAGCAAAAATCTTAAAATTATATATTTAGACGGAGACTTAACTCTTCTAAGAATCAGTAAAAGTTCCAAAAAAATATTTATGAAAGCTTTTCTGAAATCTATTGATGGAGTAATTTCGCTATCCAAAAAAAATAGAGAAATAGCATTAAGAATATTTAACGTTCCCGTATCTCTTGCCTTTCCATTTCCAAAAGATTTGGATAGATTAGATATAGAAAGAAAAAAATCAGGCTCTTTATATCGGTAGATTATCAAATGAAAAGAATATACAGAGGATGATAGATTTTGCAATCAACAGCAAGTATATCGAGAAATTGGTGATCTGCGGAACTGGACCTCTTAAAAAATATGTACTGCAAAAAGCTGAACATCCAAAAATCGAATATTTGGGATATGTAAAGGACATTTCTAAGCAATATTATAGCAACAGGTATCTTCTTCACTTCGCAGAATATGATACTTACCCATGTACAATATTAGAATCAGCTTTATGCGGATGTTTTCCAATTATCAATAAATCGATTGGAAATAGTTATTTATTTTCAGACAAATTTAAGCTAGAGAATTTAAAGGATGATAATGAAATAAATCAGAAGATATCATGGATTGAAGAAAATGAAAAGGAAGCTGAAAAGCTATTAACAGATACAGCAGGAAAAATAAAGTTTAAAGATGAAGCAATATCACATTTCCAAAAAACATTTTATGATTTGGTTAATCAAGTTTAATGATTTAAGTTTTTATTTGACTATTAAATCCCTTAACAGATTTATCAATATCAAAAAGAAAAATTGAGGGATGATGCATAAACATTTTGCAAATGTCGTCTGGGTTTATCTGGCAACTTTTCTGGTAATTCCCATTACTTATACTATTCGCATTATGTATGCGCAAAATTTATCTCTGGAAGATTTTGGAATCTTTTACGGGTTATTTGCTTTTTTCGCTTTCTTTGGTTTTTTTCGAGATTGGGGACTAAATAATGCAGTCATCTATTTTGCTAATAAATACACTTCCCAAAATAGGCCGGATAAGATCAAAACATTGTTCTGGTTCAACCAGATTTTTCAACTGATCCTTTCCATTTTCATCGGTATTTTATTGATACTTCTTAAGAATTATATAATAAATACTTTCTATCCAGTTGAAGACAATATTTCAAAGATTTTTTCTATTTTCATTTTGTATTGGATCGTATTTACCATCTACAATACCAATACTGTTTTCCTCACAATTTTCCAAAATCAGAAAGCAAATGCCTTCTTAAATTTTATTTACTTCGGACTTATCTTGATAGTTTCTGTATTTCTATTTAATTCAACATTTCAGAATTTTATCATTCCAACTTTTGCTTATCTTTTTAGTGCGATATTTTCCGTT
The sequence above is a segment of the Candidatus Cloacimonadota bacterium genome. Coding sequences within it:
- a CDS encoding glycosyltransferase family 2 protein, with the translated sequence MNTKILIIIPAHNEEYSIKKVILDLHNENGNWDLLVVNDESTDKTKEIATKIGLAKVINLPCQVGIGSCVQTGFKYARKNNYDFAIQFDGDDQHKVHEIQKLLEQLKSEKIDVVIGSRFCIKDPKYKPTFLRSIGIKVFELMNSLLIKQKITDNTSGFRAYNKKAIDFLSENYPTDYPEPEAVILLGRNGFKMKEIHVDMDQRSGGKSSIYGIYTIYYMIKVTLSIFLTFIRPRICNPKKTKENE
- a CDS encoding DUF2304 domain-containing protein; this translates as MNPVFTSNRIQYIAVFCSIALLIFIFELTRRKKIREQYSILWLFFSVIFVVLSIWREGLDFFAKLVGIEYAPSALFLLLVLAIFLILIQFSIVISKLSEENKKLSQEMGIMKLEVEELKKRDD
- a CDS encoding glycosyltransferase, producing MENKEPKISVVITVYNSESTLVKCLDSVLNQKYSDFELIIVNNNSTDSTQKIIDEFSRRHTNIVYAFESVQKRGAARNTGEKKASGKIIAMTDADCIVPENWLVQISKPIIENNYDAVQGFEKNANDNYWSKNIQYQHERQIEYLKKQKDAIGLIDTKNFAISYEALKSIGFTNPNYSGNDTELSIRFQKSGFRLFFDPNIIVKHNNPSSINEIISKFFFRAFCCTKITHDHYDYLKNTSFIKQTNQTFWTWIRFFPGLLKTLILHGPSYTYFDFITGLSWRIGILYGKLKHKLK
- a CDS encoding glycosyltransferase translates to MGRLSNEKNIQRMIDFAINSKYIEKLVICGTGPLKKYVLQKAEHPKIEYLGYVKDISKQYYSNRYLLHFAEYDTYPCTILESALCGCFPIINKSIGNSYLFSDKFKLENLKDDNEINQKISWIEENEKEAEKLLTDTAGKIKFKDEAISHFQKTFYDLVNQV